CAGCGGCATTAGCGCTGGGTGCAATTTCTCGTACGGTTATTGGCGTTTACTATAGTCGCTCAGAGGACCGGAACAGTTATGCGGTGATTCGCAGTGAAAAAGGAATCATGATTGCCAGTGTGTTACCGGATTCGCCAGCAGAGAAGATGGGCTTAATTGCTGGGGAAGTTATTAAGAAAGTTAACGGTCAGCTTGTTTTAACCGAAGACGAACTGTACAGCGCCTTACAAATTAATGCGGCACATTGTCGTTTAGAGGTGCTCGATCATAGCGGTGAAATTCGTTTGACCCAGCATGTTGTACACAGTGAAGATAATCATAAAATTGGGCTATTAATTGTCCGTTAAGTAAGTGGAACCTCGCACATTGTGGGGTTCTTTTTTTGTGCATTATGTTTATCACTGTTCGACTTCGTAAAGTATGATACTATAAACGTATTATTCGTTATTTGAATTTTATGAATGCATGTAGAAAGCTTGTCGTTCTTAACAGGAGTGGGAGTTATGTTAGATTGGGTTAGTATTGCGAATGTTGAATTATTGATTGAAAAATATAAATTATTGGGGCCTTGGTTTAGTGTTTTACTAACATCGATTGAGGCGTTTTTACCGTTTATTCCATTGTTTGTCGTGGTTGTTGCGAATGCGGGAGCTTATGGGTTGTTTTGGGGCTTTATGTTATCGTGGCTAGCGACCGTAGCGGGCTCGTATTTATTCTTTTTAATCATCCGCAAATTCGGCAACCATCGACTATTTAAAAAAATAAAAGCGCAACACCAAGTGCAAAAGCTGATTCAATGGGTTGATATGCGCGGCTTTACACCGCTGTTTGTTCTACTCTGTTTACCATTTACGCCAGTGGTTGTGGTCAACAGTGTGGCAGGCTTATCGAATTTAAAAAAGAACTATTATTTTTTGACATTACTCATTTCTAAGCCGGTGATGATTTTTTTCATTAGTTATTTAGGTAGTGACTTACGCGCGGTTGTAAGTTCGCCGATGAAAATTATCGTATCGTGTCTGATTATTGTCGGGATTTGGCTGTTAGGGAAATGGATTGAACACCTGATGAATAAACGTGTAGAACGAGATTTACGCAATGCACGAGCAAATAAGCAGTAAATTTAGGCGTCGCTATATTAAATAGTGACGTTTTTTCTTTGCTATGTCTAGGCTAAAGCGCCAGCCCCTAGGACATTTCGGTGCCTCCTGCAAAAGTGGTGTAGCATTTACTTTTGCGTCAGGCCCTGCAATGTCTGAGGCTCACACGATGTGAGTCATGTCGGTCATGTCACATGCGTTTTG
The sequence above is a segment of the Solibacillus sp. FSL H8-0523 genome. Coding sequences within it:
- a CDS encoding TVP38/TMEM64 family protein, whose amino-acid sequence is MLDWVSIANVELLIEKYKLLGPWFSVLLTSIEAFLPFIPLFVVVVANAGAYGLFWGFMLSWLATVAGSYLFFLIIRKFGNHRLFKKIKAQHQVQKLIQWVDMRGFTPLFVLLCLPFTPVVVVNSVAGLSNLKKNYYFLTLLISKPVMIFFISYLGSDLRAVVSSPMKIIVSCLIIVGIWLLGKWIEHLMNKRVERDLRNARANKQ